One genomic window of Candidatus Hydrogenedentota bacterium includes the following:
- a CDS encoding response regulator — protein sequence MSRIVVIDDEPVLRLTFRLILEQDGHEVWDAENGKVGVDICRHERPDLVITDIMMPEQEGIETLTILHDEFPDLPIIAMSGAGVDMTPRARKALNGYTYVAKPVEKPVLLELVRNVLVKNDDHNRGDVTTLGEDGGSDR from the coding sequence ATGTCACGGATCGTAGTAATTGACGACGAACCGGTCCTTCGTCTGACATTTCGCCTGATTTTAGAGCAAGACGGCCATGAGGTGTGGGACGCGGAGAATGGGAAAGTTGGCGTAGATATTTGCCGACATGAGCGTCCAGACCTGGTCATCACGGACATTATGATGCCGGAACAGGAAGGTATTGAGACCTTGACGATTCTACATGACGAATTTCCGGATCTTCCGATAATCGCCATGTCGGGCGCTGGGGTTGACATGACTCCGCGGGCGCGGAAAGCCCTGAACGGCTATACTTATGTAGCAAAGCCGGTTGAGAAGCCGGTTCTGTTAGAGCTGGTGCGAAATGTACTAGTTAAAAACGACGACCATAACCGGGGGGATGTTACGACTCTCGGCGAGGATGGCGGGTCAGACCGATGA
- a CDS encoding OFA family MFS transporter, giving the protein MHPDQRRWLVLLAGVCSNLCQGSAYAFSVYAKPLMEFLGCDKVSIGWAFTINVGFLAAGTIVAGKLADSKGPRMVILIGGVVFGCGLLLAGLGVKSLLWIYLTYGLMLSLASGAAYGAAVGASVKWFPDKRGLASGIVVAALGFGPVIIAPVAQKLISLYGILTTFQIFGVVFMVVICAASWFITSPPKDYLPQGFVPKVPQGGAPVVNMTWTQMLGQGRFWLLYVLYVCGAFSGLLIISQMKPFAMELAKLDDMKAAFVVSILAAANASGRVVWGAVSDRIGRYLSLVFMFLITASAMFLMTKFSGSSYTLIPLVIFIGLCYGGYLGLFPSMCADAFGPKNLTLNYGLLFSAFSIAGALGPYVGAKFAKDPNTAFIISGIICCFGLILALMGNKFVKKTA; this is encoded by the coding sequence ATGCATCCGGACCAACGCCGATGGCTCGTGCTTCTAGCTGGAGTCTGCTCGAATCTCTGCCAGGGATCCGCATACGCGTTCAGCGTGTACGCCAAACCGCTCATGGAATTTCTGGGCTGCGATAAAGTCTCCATAGGCTGGGCTTTCACGATCAATGTGGGATTCCTCGCTGCCGGTACCATCGTCGCGGGGAAACTGGCTGATTCGAAAGGGCCGCGCATGGTGATCCTAATCGGCGGGGTGGTCTTTGGGTGCGGCTTGCTCCTGGCCGGTCTCGGGGTGAAGAGCCTTCTCTGGATCTATTTAACCTATGGTCTGATGCTGTCGTTGGCCAGCGGCGCGGCGTATGGCGCGGCAGTCGGCGCCAGCGTGAAATGGTTCCCCGACAAGCGGGGTCTGGCTTCCGGCATCGTGGTCGCCGCGCTTGGTTTCGGGCCGGTGATTATCGCCCCGGTTGCCCAGAAACTCATTTCGCTTTATGGCATTCTCACAACCTTCCAGATATTCGGTGTGGTTTTCATGGTCGTCATCTGCGCGGCATCCTGGTTCATCACCAGTCCGCCCAAGGATTACCTCCCGCAAGGTTTCGTCCCTAAGGTGCCGCAAGGCGGAGCCCCGGTGGTCAACATGACATGGACCCAGATGCTGGGCCAAGGGCGCTTCTGGCTCCTTTACGTCCTATACGTCTGCGGAGCGTTCTCCGGGTTGCTGATTATCAGTCAGATGAAACCGTTTGCCATGGAACTTGCAAAGCTGGACGATATGAAAGCGGCGTTCGTCGTGAGCATCCTGGCGGCGGCGAACGCAAGCGGCCGCGTGGTTTGGGGGGCGGTTTCGGATCGGATTGGCCGCTATTTGTCACTGGTGTTCATGTTCCTGATCACCGCTTCGGCCATGTTCCTGATGACCAAGTTCTCGGGGAGTTCGTACACACTGATCCCGCTGGTGATCTTCATTGGATTGTGCTACGGAGGGTATCTGGGGCTCTTCCCCTCGATGTGCGCCGACGCATTCGGGCCTAAGAACCTCACGCTCAACTACGGACTGCTGTTCTCGGCCTTCAGTATCGCGGGCGCCTTGGGACCATACGTCGGAGCGAAATTCGCTAAAGATCCCAACACGGCTTTCATTATCTCGGGTATCATTTGCTGCTTCGGGTTGATACTGGCTTTGATGGGGAACAAGTTCGTCAAGAAGACCGCCTAG